In Mycobacterium branderi, the DNA window ACCATCTTGTCGTTGGTGTGGCGGCCCAGCGTCGAGGACAACTGGAACCCCTCGGCGTTGACCCGGTCCAGCGCCTGGCCGACCGCGTCGAGGCTGTCTACCTCGACCATGATGTGCACCAGGCGCGGGTCGCGCTGATGTGCGGCCGGTACAATGGCCAGGCTGTGGTGGCGCTCGTTGATGCCGAGGAAGCGCACCCGCACCGGGCCGAACTCCTTGGGCAGCGGCACCCGGAACGCGCCGCGGGAACGGAAACCCAATACCTCTGTGTAGAAGTCGAATAGCGCGCCCGGGTCGGTGGCCGGCACCACGACGTGGCCCATGCCCTGATCGCCGGTGACGAACTTCGCGCCGAACGGGGTGACGACCGGGCTGTGGTCCAGCACGGGGCCGTGGAACACCTCGAGCGTGGTGCCGGCGGGGTCCTCGAAGGTGATCACCTCCTCCACCCGACGGGCCTCGGCCTCGTCGGTGGACAGCTGCTTGAACGGCACCCCGGCACCGTCGAGTGCTGCCTTCACCCGCTGCAGCGCCGGGTGGTCGCGCACTTCCCAGCCGATCGTGAGCACCCGGTCGGTCTGGCCGGGCACCACGATCAGCCGCGCGGCGCGCTCGTCCATCCGCAGATACAGCGCCGATGGGTCAGGCCCCTTGCCCTGGGCGAAGCCCAAGACACCAAAGGCGAAGTGCCGCCAACGCTCGATGTCGTTGGTCGAAATAGTCACATACCCAAGGCTTTTCAAGTCGGTCACGACTACTCCTAGATCAAAGCCCGCAGCGGACCCTCGGGCGGATCGATGCCCAGCGAACTCAGCGCCGACGCGTGGAAGACCGTCCCCGGGACATGAATGGCGTGCAGGTGGCCGACGTGTACGTCACGCCAGTACCGCTGCAGGGGCTTGTCCATCCGGGCCGCATTGCCGCCCGAGCGGGCGAAGATCTCGTCGACCGCCGACACCGCGCGCCATGCCGCGCGGATCTGGGTGCGCCGGCCCGCGACACGGTCCGCGAACGACACCTCCTTGCCGGACGCGACGATGTCGTAGATGCGGTCCACGTTGGCCAGCAGCTCCTGGCGCGCGGCGTTGATGTCTGCCGCGGCCTCGCCGATGGCGTACATGACATACGGGTCGTCCTTGATCGCGGTTCCGGTCGCGCCGACACGCTCGCGTTGGTAGTCCAGGTGGGCGGCCAGCGCCCCTTCGGCGATGCCGACGACTGCGGCGGTGATGCCCAGCGGGAACATCGTCGACCACGGCATCAGATACAGCGGCTCGGTCATCCCGGCCTCGCGCTGGGCGGTGCCGTCCATCACCTTGGTCGCGTCCATGGTCCGGTAGGCCGGGACGAACGCGTCCTTGACGATGACGTCCTTGGACCCGGTTCCGCGCAGCCCCACCACATTCCACGAGTCCTCGACGATCTGGTAGTCCTTGCGAGGCAAGATCATGTGCAGCATCTGGGGCGGCATCAACGGCACACCCTTCTCGTCGCCGAGCATCGCCCCCAGGATGATCCAGTCGCAATGGTCGGTGCCGGAACTGAACTGCCAGCGGCCGTTGAAGAGGTAGCCACCGTCGACAGGCTTGGCCACGCCCTGTGGTGCGTACGGTGAGGCCATCCAGGTGTCGACGTCGTCGGCCCAGATTTCGGCGGGCACCTTCGGATCCGCGTAGGCCAGCTGGTAGGGGTGCACGCCCACCACGCCGACGATCCACCCGGCCGCGGGATCCAGCGCTGCGGTAGCCATCACGGTCTCGGCGAACTCGCGCGGGTGGGCCTCAAACCCTCGGTACTGCTTGGTCTGCAGCAGCCGGATCAGGCCGGCCCCCTTCATCAGCTTCACCGTGTCGTCGGTGAGCCGGCCAATCCTCTCCGCTTCCGCGGCCTGCTCGCGCAGCTGGTCGGCGATGTCGGTCACCCGGTCGATTACCCGCTCGGTCATGCTGTCGTCCTTACGTCGCGTGTGAGACCGATGGTCTCCTGTCGCTGATGATGACACCTCGGGCGATCCCGCTCAGCGGAACTGATGCTCCAAGGGCCTTCACCGTTTTTTATCGTGCGTGGTCATATGGTCCGGAATCCAGGAGATCAACATGCTCGACGTTCCCGAACGAGTGGCTGCCGCACGTAGCGTTGCGATCGGCGGTTACACAGCCGGTCGCGACTGCGGCCGCCTGAGCACCGAGATGTTCGCCGACGACGGTGATGCGCTCAATCTCTCGGGGTTTTGCGACCCGCGCATCGAAGTCGAGTTGGCGTTCGTGTTAGGTGACGACCTACCCGGTCAAGACTGCACAGAACTCGACGTGCTCGACGCGACCGAATATGTGGTGGCGTCGATCGAATTGACAGACAGCCGAATCCACGACTGGCGCATCGGCATCGCTGACAACGCGTCGTCGGTGCGGGTAATACTGGGGTCAGCGCCCTGCTCGCCCCGAGCGACGAACCTGATGAACCTGAGCGCCGTACTCTACTCCGGCTACAGCTGGCGCGAGGTTGTGGTCACACGCGGCAATACCGGTGCGGGAGTTAGCAATCCACTGACGGCAGTAGCGTGCCTGGCTCGCCAAGTCGCACAGTCCGGGATGCGGGTCGAAGCCGGCCACATCATCTTGCCCGGATCGTGCACCCGGGCTGTCGACGTTGCCGCCGGTGACCGTTATCGGGCCGAATTCGTCGGTGTAGGCGATGTTTCGGTCGAGTTCTGCTGATCATTCGATGATCTCGAAGCCCTTGTAGCCGGCGGCGGCCACGTCGGCGATGATCTGGCCGTACACCCCGAAACCCCCGACAAAGGGCATGAACACTCGCGGCTTGCCCGGGATATTGGCGCCCATGTACCACGAATTCGCTTGCGGCATCAGGGTTTCCGCCGCACGTCGGGTGCACTCACTGCCCCATTCGGCTGCCGCGTCGCGGCGCGCCTCGAGCCCGACCGCGTCATGCGTGGCCAGGTATCCGATCGCGTCGGCCACCCAGTTCACATGTAGCTCCGAGTGCAGCGCCATGTTGGCCAGCACAGACGGGCTGCCCGGCCCGGTCATGTTGAACAGGTTCGGGAAACCCGGGACGGCCAGGCCGAGGTAGGTTACCGGACCCGCGGCCCAGGCCTGCTTGAGTGTCTGGCCGCCCCGGCCGACGACGTTCAGCTTGTCCACCGACCCGGTCATCGCGTCGAACCCGGTCGCGAAGACCAGCGCGTCCAGCTCATAGTGGGCATTACAGGTGTGCACGCCTGCCGCGTCGATGCGCTCGATCGGCGTGGCCCGCAGGTTCACCAGGCTCACGTTGTCGCGATTGAAGGTCTGGTAGTAGTTGTCGTCGGTGCAGATCCGTTTGGTGCCAATCGGGTGGTCGTTGGGTATCAACAGCTCGGCGGTCTTTGCATCGTCGATCACCGCGCGCACTTTTTCCTCCCAGAACAGCCGCGCAGTCTCGTTGGCCTCGATGGACACCATCTGGTCGGCGAAGGTCTTGGAAAACAGCACTCCGCCGAGATCCCAGCGTCGTTGGTACGCCTCCCGGCGTTCCTCCTCGGAGGCCTCGACCGCCAACTTGGGATGTGGTTGATGAGGTGAGCCGCCGCCACTGGCCATCGACAGGCGCCGACGCTCGGCGTAACCGGCCTTCTGTGCCCGCCGGGTGGCGTCGTCGAGCGATACGTTGCCGGCCGGAACGCTGTAGTTCGCGGTCCGCTGGAACACCACCAGCTGCGCCGCCTGTTCAGCGATGCACGGAATCGCTTGAATGCCAGAGGATCCGGTGCCGACCACACCGACCCGTTTGCCGGTGAAATCCACACCGTCGTGCGGCCAGCGCGCGGTGTGGTACACCTCGCCGGCGAACGACTCCAGTCCCTCGATCGCCGGGATGTTCGCGTTCGACAGTGGACCGACGGCCAGCACGCAGAACCGGGCGGACACCACGTCGCCTGCGTCCGTGTGAACGTTCCATCGCAGCGCGGCCTCGTCGAGGACCATGTCGGTGACCTTGGTGTTGAACTTGATGTGGCGTCTCAGGTCGAACCGGTCGGCGACGTGGTTGAGGTAGGACAGGATTTCGGGCTGGGTCGCGTACTTCTCGCTCCAGTCCCAGTCCTGCTGCAGGTCGTCGTCGAAGGAGTACGAGTAGTCCACGCTCTCGACGTCGCAGCGCGCACCCGGATAGCGGTTCCAGTACCAGACACCCCCCACACCGTCGGCCGCTTCGAACGCCTGCACCGACAGCCCGTCACGATGGAATCGGTGCACGGCGTAGAGGCCGGCAAATCCGGCGCCGACCACCACCACGTCGACAGTCTGGGTCATGGGCATC includes these proteins:
- the bphC gene encoding biphenyl-2,3-diol 1,2-dioxygenase, which gives rise to MTDLKSLGYVTISTNDIERWRHFAFGVLGFAQGKGPDPSALYLRMDERAARLIVVPGQTDRVLTIGWEVRDHPALQRVKAALDGAGVPFKQLSTDEAEARRVEEVITFEDPAGTTLEVFHGPVLDHSPVVTPFGAKFVTGDQGMGHVVVPATDPGALFDFYTEVLGFRSRGAFRVPLPKEFGPVRVRFLGINERHHSLAIVPAAHQRDPRLVHIMVEVDSLDAVGQALDRVNAEGFQLSSTLGRHTNDKMVSFYVRAPGDWDIEFGTDGMRVDETYYTAEEITADSYWGHQWVGEMPAAMRL
- a CDS encoding acyl-CoA dehydrogenase family protein, with translation MTERVIDRVTDIADQLREQAAEAERIGRLTDDTVKLMKGAGLIRLLQTKQYRGFEAHPREFAETVMATAALDPAAGWIVGVVGVHPYQLAYADPKVPAEIWADDVDTWMASPYAPQGVAKPVDGGYLFNGRWQFSSGTDHCDWIILGAMLGDEKGVPLMPPQMLHMILPRKDYQIVEDSWNVVGLRGTGSKDVIVKDAFVPAYRTMDATKVMDGTAQREAGMTEPLYLMPWSTMFPLGITAAVVGIAEGALAAHLDYQRERVGATGTAIKDDPYVMYAIGEAAADINAARQELLANVDRIYDIVASGKEVSFADRVAGRRTQIRAAWRAVSAVDEIFARSGGNAARMDKPLQRYWRDVHVGHLHAIHVPGTVFHASALSSLGIDPPEGPLRALI
- a CDS encoding 2-keto-4-pentenoate hydratase; amino-acid sequence: MVIWSGIQEINMLDVPERVAAARSVAIGGYTAGRDCGRLSTEMFADDGDALNLSGFCDPRIEVELAFVLGDDLPGQDCTELDVLDATEYVVASIELTDSRIHDWRIGIADNASSVRVILGSAPCSPRATNLMNLSAVLYSGYSWREVVVTRGNTGAGVSNPLTAVACLARQVAQSGMRVEAGHIILPGSCTRAVDVAAGDRYRAEFVGVGDVSVEFC
- a CDS encoding flavin-containing monooxygenase, which codes for MTQTVDVVVVGAGFAGLYAVHRFHRDGLSVQAFEAADGVGGVWYWNRYPGARCDVESVDYSYSFDDDLQQDWDWSEKYATQPEILSYLNHVADRFDLRRHIKFNTKVTDMVLDEAALRWNVHTDAGDVVSARFCVLAVGPLSNANIPAIEGLESFAGEVYHTARWPHDGVDFTGKRVGVVGTGSSGIQAIPCIAEQAAQLVVFQRTANYSVPAGNVSLDDATRRAQKAGYAERRRLSMASGGGSPHQPHPKLAVEASEEERREAYQRRWDLGGVLFSKTFADQMVSIEANETARLFWEEKVRAVIDDAKTAELLIPNDHPIGTKRICTDDNYYQTFNRDNVSLVNLRATPIERIDAAGVHTCNAHYELDALVFATGFDAMTGSVDKLNVVGRGGQTLKQAWAAGPVTYLGLAVPGFPNLFNMTGPGSPSVLANMALHSELHVNWVADAIGYLATHDAVGLEARRDAAAEWGSECTRRAAETLMPQANSWYMGANIPGKPRVFMPFVGGFGVYGQIIADVAAAGYKGFEIIE